The following coding sequences lie in one Myxococcus xanthus genomic window:
- a CDS encoding 3-hydroxyacyl-CoA dehydrogenase NAD-binding domain-containing protein, with translation MSEQNTIRWDKDADGIVVLTLDDPNQSANTMNAAYLKSMRATVDRLVKEKDTLTGVILTSAKKTFFAGGDLKDLLKVRKEDAKQSFELGQEIKAQLRTLETLGKPVVAAINGAALGGGLEIALACHRRIIADVKGAQVGLPEVTLGLLPGGGGVVRTVRMLGIVDALMKVLLQGQRYRPQEAKEAGLVHEVVDSVEALLPAAKAWVKANPTAQQPWDQKGYKIPGGTPSSPGLAANLPAFPANLRKQLKGANMPAPRAIMATAVESTQVDVDTAFTVESRYFTELVTGQVAKNMIQAFFFDMQHINSGGGRPKDYPQHTAKKVGVLGAGMMGAGIAYVCAKAGIDVVLKDVSLASAEKGKEYSVKLVEKAIQKGKSTKEKGDALLARITPTADAAALKGCDLVIEAVFEDVKLKHQVFQEVQDVVAPDAVLGSNTSTLPISVLAEGVKRTEDFVGMHFFSPVDKMPLLELIAGKKTSDATLAKAIDIAVQIGKTPIVVNDSRGFFTSRVIGTFLNEAIAMVGEGISPASIEQAGLQAGYPAAPLQLVDELTLTLPRKIRQETKAATLAEGKPWAEHSSYAVMDALIDQHQRKGRSTGGGFYDYVDGKRTGLWAGLAQHFTRPGHTIPFEDMKERMLFAEAIDTVRCFDEGVLRSAADANIGSILGIGFPAWTGGVAQFINGYEGRTGNGPRGFIARARELAQRYGAHFEPPASLVEKAERGELLK, from the coding sequence ATGAGCGAGCAGAACACCATCCGCTGGGACAAGGACGCCGACGGCATCGTCGTCTTGACGTTGGATGACCCGAACCAGTCCGCGAACACCATGAACGCCGCGTATCTGAAGTCCATGCGCGCGACGGTGGACCGGTTGGTCAAGGAGAAGGACACCCTCACCGGTGTCATCCTCACCTCCGCGAAGAAGACGTTCTTCGCCGGTGGTGATTTGAAGGACCTGCTGAAGGTGCGTAAGGAGGACGCGAAGCAGTCCTTCGAGCTGGGGCAGGAAATCAAGGCGCAGCTGCGCACGCTGGAGACGCTGGGCAAGCCCGTGGTCGCGGCCATCAACGGCGCGGCGCTGGGCGGCGGGCTGGAGATCGCGCTCGCGTGCCACCGCCGCATCATCGCGGACGTGAAGGGCGCCCAGGTGGGCCTGCCGGAGGTCACGCTGGGCCTCTTGCCCGGTGGCGGCGGCGTGGTGCGCACGGTGCGGATGCTGGGCATCGTGGACGCGCTGATGAAGGTGCTGCTCCAGGGCCAGCGCTACCGTCCGCAGGAGGCGAAGGAGGCCGGCCTGGTCCACGAGGTGGTGGACTCCGTGGAGGCGCTCCTGCCCGCGGCCAAGGCGTGGGTGAAGGCCAATCCCACCGCGCAGCAGCCGTGGGACCAGAAGGGCTACAAGATTCCGGGTGGCACGCCGTCGTCTCCGGGGCTGGCGGCGAACCTGCCCGCGTTCCCCGCGAACCTGCGCAAGCAGCTCAAGGGCGCGAACATGCCGGCGCCCCGCGCCATCATGGCCACGGCGGTGGAGAGCACGCAGGTGGACGTGGACACCGCGTTCACCGTGGAGTCGCGCTACTTCACCGAGCTCGTCACGGGGCAGGTCGCGAAGAACATGATTCAGGCGTTCTTTTTCGACATGCAGCACATCAACTCCGGTGGCGGCCGTCCCAAGGACTACCCGCAGCACACCGCGAAGAAGGTGGGCGTGCTGGGCGCGGGGATGATGGGCGCGGGCATCGCCTACGTCTGCGCCAAGGCTGGCATCGACGTGGTGCTCAAGGACGTGAGCCTCGCGTCGGCGGAGAAGGGCAAGGAGTACTCCGTCAAGCTGGTGGAGAAGGCCATCCAGAAGGGCAAGTCCACGAAGGAGAAGGGTGACGCGCTGCTGGCGCGAATCACGCCCACCGCGGACGCCGCCGCCCTCAAGGGGTGTGACCTCGTCATCGAGGCCGTGTTCGAGGATGTGAAGCTCAAGCACCAGGTCTTCCAGGAGGTCCAGGACGTGGTCGCCCCGGACGCGGTGCTCGGGTCCAATACGTCCACGCTGCCCATCTCCGTGCTCGCCGAGGGCGTGAAGCGGACGGAGGACTTCGTGGGCATGCACTTCTTCTCCCCCGTGGACAAGATGCCGCTGCTGGAGCTCATCGCGGGCAAGAAGACGAGCGACGCCACGCTCGCGAAGGCCATCGACATCGCGGTGCAGATTGGGAAGACGCCCATCGTCGTCAACGACAGCCGGGGCTTCTTCACCAGCCGCGTCATCGGCACCTTCCTCAACGAGGCCATCGCCATGGTGGGTGAGGGCATCTCGCCCGCCTCCATCGAGCAGGCGGGCCTCCAGGCGGGCTACCCCGCCGCCCCGCTCCAACTGGTGGACGAACTCACGCTGACGCTGCCGCGCAAGATTCGTCAGGAGACGAAGGCGGCCACCCTGGCGGAGGGCAAGCCCTGGGCGGAGCACAGCAGCTACGCCGTGATGGACGCGCTGATTGACCAGCACCAGCGCAAGGGCCGCTCCACGGGCGGCGGGTTCTACGACTACGTGGACGGCAAGCGCACGGGCCTGTGGGCGGGACTGGCGCAGCACTTCACCAGGCCCGGCCACACCATCCCCTTCGAGGACATGAAGGAGCGGATGTTGTTCGCCGAGGCCATCGACACGGTGCGCTGCTTCGACGAGGGCGTGCTGCGCTCCGCCGCGGACGCGAACATCGGCTCCATCCTCGGCATCGGCTTCCCTGCGTGGACGGGCGGCGTGGCGCAGTTCATCAACGGCTACGAGGGACGGACGGGCAACGGGCCGCGGGGCTTCATCGCCCGCGCGCGTGAGCTCGCGCAGCGCTACGGCGCGCACTTCGAGCCGCCGGCGTCGCTCGTCGAGAAGGCCGAACGAGGCGAACTCTTGAAGTAG
- a CDS encoding aldehyde dehydrogenase family protein — protein sequence MSQGSSRLAAVPPSFDAKALVEKQRARFETRATLPLAWRREQLQVLERVARKYEAEILAALQSDLSKSPEEAYLTEVGSIYGELKDALKNVKAWMAPRKGAAPLAIQPARVWQYSDPLGVTLIISPWNYPYQLAIAPLIGALAAGCTAVLKPSELSPATSAVLARMLKEAFPEDVVAVVEGGAEVSRALLDERWDLIFFTGGPQVGRVVAEAAAKHLTPTVLELGGKSPCIIDKSADLEVTARRIAWGKYLNAGQTCIAPDYVLIPPELKGRFTELVQKAVTGFYGANTRESRDYGRLISSRHFERVSKLAQDGTVAFGGERDADSRFFAPTVITDAPLSSPLMQEEIFGPLLPLVDCPSIDEAIRFVRARPKPLALYTFSKDAAVNERVLTETSSGGAVANDVCVHFAAKGLSFGGVGESGTGGYHGQASFDAFSHRKGVVKRPFLLDMKLRYPPYTGKLDLFKRFL from the coding sequence ATGAGTCAGGGCTCCAGCCGTCTCGCCGCCGTTCCACCTTCGTTCGATGCGAAGGCGCTCGTCGAGAAGCAGCGAGCCCGTTTCGAGACCCGTGCCACGCTGCCGTTGGCGTGGCGACGGGAGCAGTTGCAGGTGCTCGAACGGGTTGCACGCAAGTACGAGGCGGAGATTCTCGCCGCCCTGCAGTCGGACCTCTCCAAGAGCCCCGAGGAGGCCTACCTCACGGAGGTGGGCAGCATCTACGGGGAGCTGAAGGACGCGCTGAAGAACGTGAAGGCGTGGATGGCGCCGCGCAAGGGGGCGGCGCCGCTCGCCATCCAACCCGCGCGCGTCTGGCAGTACTCGGACCCGCTGGGCGTGACGCTCATCATCTCCCCGTGGAACTACCCCTATCAGTTGGCGATTGCTCCGCTCATCGGGGCGCTCGCTGCGGGCTGTACCGCCGTGCTGAAGCCCAGCGAGCTGTCCCCGGCGACGTCCGCCGTGCTCGCGCGGATGCTGAAAGAAGCCTTCCCCGAGGACGTCGTCGCCGTCGTGGAGGGCGGCGCGGAGGTGAGCCGGGCCCTGCTCGACGAGCGCTGGGACCTCATCTTCTTCACCGGCGGCCCCCAGGTGGGCCGGGTGGTGGCGGAAGCCGCGGCGAAGCACCTGACGCCCACCGTGCTGGAGCTGGGCGGCAAGAGCCCCTGCATCATCGACAAGAGCGCGGACCTGGAAGTCACCGCGCGCCGCATCGCCTGGGGCAAGTACCTCAACGCCGGGCAGACCTGCATCGCCCCGGACTATGTGCTCATTCCGCCCGAGCTCAAGGGCCGCTTCACGGAGCTGGTCCAGAAGGCCGTCACCGGCTTCTACGGCGCGAACACGCGTGAGAGCCGCGACTATGGCCGCCTCATCAGTTCGCGGCACTTCGAGCGCGTCTCGAAGCTGGCGCAGGACGGGACCGTGGCATTTGGCGGTGAGCGGGACGCGGACAGCCGCTTCTTCGCGCCCACCGTCATCACCGACGCGCCGCTGTCCAGCCCGCTGATGCAGGAGGAGATTTTCGGGCCCCTGCTGCCGCTGGTGGACTGTCCGAGCATCGACGAGGCCATCCGCTTCGTCCGCGCGAGGCCGAAGCCGCTGGCGCTCTACACCTTCTCCAAGGACGCGGCGGTGAACGAGCGCGTCCTCACGGAGACGTCGAGCGGCGGCGCGGTGGCCAACGACGTGTGCGTCCACTTCGCGGCGAAGGGCCTGTCTTTCGGAGGCGTGGGGGAGTCCGGCACCGGCGGCTACCACGGCCAGGCCAGCTTCGACGCCTTCAGCCACCGCAAGGGCGTGGTGAAGCGGCCCTTCCTGCTCGACATGAAGCTGCGCTACCCGCCCTACACAGGGAAGCTGGACCTCTTCAAACGCTTCCTGTGA
- a CDS encoding ABC transporter substrate-binding protein gives MNMSLISLGLLVGMTGVGCAGLDEAEAVDSSVSTDATSQVAQGLVTHVTGTSPVTFVATSGNETKPYDQSATSVVAYMRDSTTGAFTAYPGTGSADGTISVPNVPSGRIYLKLGSRYLVSTGRAFDLGSTEWGRDGTFASLPTPVMVSATGLSPWQPGDFLDMYSLNPGAFGYIDGSATGRPLAGATSLSGLSFDYANMLNPVLLDSSRGDVFSLAQMRLQTSANGVPYRAMHKVLDTSMTQVEGQPVTVSGTFTQPVATGTFAVDWRRSAFEAIRTQVNPDAVSTYNEIWMSARPAALSSALASISGPPLLVKLNPDTQRTDIVTGSMTYNNPLPATWQKVAFAVAGFTKSYALGTATPYTMSVDIRVEQEASAFTAAPVQPLVGPVQAPQVNTRGAFQNLTGVGTDASLRWSKPLVGTATNYVVNIYRLGASNGSTTATRVAVLHTDLQSVYLPPDVLRAGQTYFAEIQSWYQPGSSLATSPFKRSLPRGRASVLTGMFSP, from the coding sequence ATGAATATGTCATTGATTTCCCTCGGGCTTTTGGTCGGCATGACAGGGGTCGGCTGCGCAGGGCTCGACGAGGCAGAGGCGGTGGACTCCTCCGTGTCGACGGACGCGACCTCCCAGGTCGCCCAGGGCCTGGTCACCCATGTCACCGGTACCAGCCCGGTCACCTTCGTCGCCACGTCGGGCAACGAGACGAAGCCATACGACCAGTCCGCCACGTCGGTGGTGGCATACATGCGGGACTCAACGACCGGGGCGTTCACGGCCTATCCGGGCACGGGCTCCGCGGACGGCACCATCTCCGTGCCGAACGTCCCTTCCGGCCGCATCTACCTGAAGCTGGGCTCGCGCTACCTGGTGAGCACCGGCCGCGCGTTCGATCTGGGCTCCACGGAGTGGGGACGCGATGGCACCTTCGCCTCGCTGCCCACTCCCGTGATGGTGTCCGCCACCGGCCTGTCTCCCTGGCAGCCGGGGGACTTCCTGGACATGTATTCGTTGAACCCGGGCGCGTTCGGCTACATCGACGGCAGCGCCACGGGGCGCCCCCTGGCGGGCGCCACGTCGCTCTCCGGGCTGAGCTTCGATTACGCCAACATGCTCAACCCGGTGCTGCTCGACAGCAGCCGCGGGGATGTGTTCTCGCTGGCGCAGATGCGGTTGCAGACGAGCGCGAATGGAGTGCCCTACCGCGCGATGCACAAGGTGCTCGATACGAGCATGACGCAGGTGGAGGGCCAGCCCGTCACCGTCAGCGGAACCTTCACCCAGCCCGTCGCGACAGGCACCTTCGCGGTGGACTGGAGACGCTCGGCCTTCGAAGCCATTCGCACCCAGGTGAACCCGGACGCGGTCAGCACGTACAACGAGATCTGGATGTCCGCCCGGCCGGCCGCGCTGAGCTCGGCGCTCGCGTCCATCAGCGGGCCGCCACTGCTCGTGAAGCTCAATCCTGACACGCAGCGGACCGACATCGTCACGGGGAGCATGACCTACAACAACCCGCTCCCGGCGACGTGGCAGAAGGTGGCGTTCGCAGTCGCGGGCTTCACGAAGAGCTACGCGCTGGGAACCGCGACGCCCTACACCATGAGCGTGGACATCCGCGTGGAGCAAGAGGCGAGCGCGTTCACCGCCGCGCCCGTGCAGCCCCTCGTCGGGCCGGTGCAGGCGCCCCAGGTGAACACGCGCGGCGCATTCCAGAACCTCACGGGCGTGGGGACCGACGCCTCGCTGCGCTGGTCGAAGCCGCTGGTCGGAACGGCCACGAACTACGTGGTGAACATCTACCGGCTGGGCGCGAGCAACGGTTCCACCACCGCGACGCGCGTGGCGGTGCTGCACACGGATCTCCAGAGCGTGTACCTGCCCCCGGACGTGCTGCGGGCGGGCCAGACGTACTTCGCGGAGATCCAGAGCTGGTACCAGCCCGGCTCGAGCCTCGCGACGAGCCCGTTCAAGCGCTCGCTGCCTCGAGGCCGCGCCAGCGTGCTCACCGGCATGTTCAGCCCGTAG